Part of the Sphingobacterium sp. LZ7M1 genome, GCGTGAAGAAAACTCTAGCTTGAAACGTCAAGACTTGAAATTAGTGGAAGTGCGTGATGCTATTCCTGCTACCTCTAGTCCATTGTTGCAAGGTATTACCAGAGCTTCATTAGGTACGAAGTCATTTATCTCTGCTGCTTCCTTCCAGGAAACTACCAAAGTATTGAACGAAGCTGCTATCGCAGGTAAACGTGATAACTTGTTAGGATTGAAAGAAAACGTAATTGTTGGTCACTTAATCCCTTCAGGAACAGGTTTACGTCAATACAGCAACATCATCGTAGGTTCTCGTGAAGAATACGATCAGTTGTTGGCTTCTAAAGAAGAAGATTAATATCGAAAGATTTAGGAATTAACCTTCCTAAAGGATATATAAAAAGCTCGGCTCCTGTAGCCGAGCTTTTTTGTTTTTGGGAGAATTAAAGATTTTTATTAACAATTTCATATTATATTTGTTCCTCTGATTATGACTGACATCGCATCTATCGACTTTATCATCACTCAACTTGTATGGGATTGGAATGACTTGTTGAAAGCCGTATTATCACTTTGTGCCGGATTTGTATTGGGATTCGAGCGCGAGTGGAAGGATAAGTCGGCTGGTTTCAAGACCATTTCCATTATCTGTTTGGGGAGTACCTTGTTTTCCTTGCTATCCTTTAAATTGGGTGCTGGAGAATCGGAGGATGCCACTCGGATAGCTTCGTACGTGGTTTCAGGTATTGGTTTCCTAGGTGCTGGGGTGATCTTCAAAGATGGAGTGAATGTAAATGGATTGACTACAGCCAGTATTATCTGGATGTCAGCAGCCATTGGAATGGCAATCGGTTTTGGAGTCTATGTCATCGCGGCCATTTTCTTGCTTGCTTGTTTTGCCATTATTGTTTCGGGACCCTTATTGAATAAATATGTAATCCACAACATCGTGCGCTTGGTAAGTGTCAGTATGAAAAGGGAGGACCTGGATGCCAAGGATCAATTGCTGTCAGCTATCAGACCGCTTTCTAAGCATGTGAAAATAAAAAAGCAGACCATGTCTGCCGATTTATTGACTATTGAACTTGAGGTGCTGATCGATAAACGAAATATCCGCAAGTTTGAAAGATCAATTCTTGAAAACAAACAATTGGTTGAAATCAGCCTATAACAGATCAAGCCCCTCTTTTTGCCCAATTCAATAGGTTTCTGCAGTTTTCAGCAATCTGTCCGAATTCATACTTCCCATTGACTTTCACGAACAGTTTCGAGCCAAGTCCCACAGCACTGACTCCGGCTTCAAACCATTTGTTGATACTTTCCGATGAGCAGTCTACGCCACCCGTTGGCATAAACCGTAAATTTGGAAAGATAGGTTTGATGCTTTTCAGAAACCCAGGACCTAAGGTATCGCCGGGGAATAGTTTCACGAAAGTGCAGCCAGCCATTTGGGCATCGGAAATTTCGGTAGGAGTCATGCAGCCCGGAATCCAAAGGATGTTATTCTTCTTGGCAGAACTCGCAACACATTCCGAAAAAATAGGACTCACCAAAAAGTCTGCTCCCAGTTCAATAAAACGGTCTGCATCATCCGCATGCATGATGGTTCCTATCCCCAGTTTCAGATCGGGGAAGTGCTCTTCCTTATAGTTACGCAAGGCCTTAAAATTCTGTTCCGCTTCCACACCTCGGTTTACAAATTCAAAAACCCTAATACCGCCTTCATAGCAGCTTTGTAGGGCCTGAATGCAGGTATTGACGTCATCATCATAAAAAACAGGTAAGACTGGATTTCGAATGATTTCTTTGATAATTTCTTCTTTCATCTTAGTTGGCTTTTCCATTTCCAAAATCTCCTTCTACAAATAATTTTTGATAACCAGCTCCAGTTGCGAAGTCTATGGTTTCCTGTGCAGACATGCCTTGCCTTAGGGCATGGATCAGCCCCGCCATAAACGCATCACCACTACCGATCCTATCGATTACAGCTTCTGTTTCAAAAGTGGCTGAAATGCTGTCCTCGTTTCTGTTATGGTATGTGCCATAAAATAGATTATGCTTAGGATGGTCCATGAACCTGAACGTATTAGCGATATGTTTCGCTTTGGGGAAAGCCTCAAAAATATGCTTTGCAGAGATTTGGGAACTATTGAAATAAATCTCCTGGGTTGTCTGTCGGTTTAATCCTATTTCCACTGGGCTATCCAGCATGTTTTGTGCCGCCCAGATATTTCCCATGATGACATCACAATAAGCGACCAAATCTGGCATGACTTCCAGTGGCTCTTTGCCATATTTCCAGAGTTTGCTCCGGAAATTGAGGTCCACAGATATCGTGATCTCTCTTTGATCGGCCTCCTTCAGTACCGTTTCCATCAGGATTGCCATGTCTTCGGAAAGTGCCGGTGTCAATGCTGACCAATGGAACCAATCCACATCTTGAAACAACAGGTCAAAATCGATGTCCTCAGGTTTTAACAGACTGAAACTTGAAAACTTTCTATCGTATACCACCTCGCCACTGCTCAGTCCATTTGCCGAAAGGAGGATATAGCTGCCGATGCGATCGCCTATTTGGATAGCCTTGGAACAATCCACACCTAAATGCTGAATGCTTTCCAGCAGCTCCTTTGCAAGGGTATTCTCAGGAAAGGCCGAATAGAAATGGACCTGATCCCCCATTTGGGCCAAACCAACAGCAACATTGGCTTCTGAACCACCTGGGAAAATTTTTAAACGATTATTTCCACCCTCAAAAATCGACTCACTGAGGCTTTGAAGGCGATACAATACTTCTCCGAATGTTAATATCTGTGGCATAGGTCAAACTGAACAACAATATAATAGTTTTTGATGGATTGTTGCAGCGATTTTACGAAAACGTTTAAGTAATAATCCTGTTTTCCATGTCGATTTTTCCCTTTAATTTCTGTATTATTGGATAATAATCAACTATAAACTATGACTATTCTAGATAAATTCTCCCTTAAAGATAAAGTTATCGTTATTACAGGAGGCACCGGAATTTTGGGCAAATCCTTCGTGAAGGCATTAGCTGAAGCCGGCGCTAAAATCTGTATTATCGGGAGAAACCAGGAAAAAATCAATGAACGTATCAGCATGGCCAATGACCTCGGGGCAGAAGCCATAGGTATTGTAGCAGATGTGATGGATGAGCAGTCGGTCAAGGATGCCAAGCAACAGATCGTGAACCGTTATGGTAGCATCGATGGCCTGATCAATGCCGTGGGAGGAAACATCCCAGGGGCAACGATCGCTGATGATCAAAACATATTTGACAATAAAATCCAGGATACCATAAAAGCAATCGAGCTAAATCTTTATGGAACCATTATTCCGACCTTGATTTTTGGGGAACTTATTGCTAACAAGGGCAAGGGTTCCATTATCAATATTTCTTCCTTGGCAGCATCAAGACCCTTGACCCGTGTGCTGGGCTATACCGTAGCCAAGCATGCCATTGATGGCTTCACCAAATGGATGTCCACTGAATTGGCTTTACGTTATGGTGACAAGGTGCGTGTCAATGCTATTGCACCGGGAGTTTTCTTAACGGAGCAAAACAAGACCTTATTGACCAATCCAGATGGCAGTTATACCGATAGGGCACAGAAGTTTATCAATGGGACACCATATCGAAGGTTGGGTGACCCGTCTGAATTGGAAGGAACCTTAGTTTATCTCTTGAGCGATGCTTCGGCATTTGTTTCTGGCGAGATCATTTTTGTCGATGGTGGCTTTAACTCTTGGTGTGGCGTATAACATGGAAAACAAAAAATTCTTAGAACAAACTTGGCGATGGTACGGACCTAATGATCCGGTATCATTGCAAGATGTGAAGCAAGCTGGGGCTACTGGCATAGTTTCGGCTTTGCATCATATCCCACATGGTGAAGTATGGCCGTTGGAGGACATACAGGAAAGGAAAAAGATAATTGAAGAAGCAGGATTGACCTGGTCGGTTGTAGAATCCGTTCCTGTACACGAAGCTATCAAAACAAGATCTGCCGAGGCTGACCAATATATTGAGCGTTATAAGCAATCGTTGCAGAATTTAGCAGCTTGTGGTATCAAGACGATCTGCTATAATTTTATGCCGGTTCTGGATTGGACTAGGACCCAGTTGGACCTGATCATGAAGGATGGTTCCAAAGCCCTGTACTTTGATTGGATTGACCTCGCTATCTTTGATATTTATATCCTAAAGAGAGAAGCAGCTGCGCAGGACTATTCCCAAGAAATTCAACAGCTAGCTGAGGAGAAGTACAACAAGATGTCAGCGGAAGAGAAAACAGATCTTCAATTCAATATCCTGATGGGCATTCCAGGTGAAGGTGATATTACCTTGGAATCTCTACAAAATAGCATCAATATCTATAAAAGTATTGGAAGGGAAGGATTAAAACAGAACTTGCTTTACTTCTTAGAGGCAATTGCAGACATCTGCGAGACCAACGGGATTAAGATGACCATTCACCCCGATGATCCACCATATGCAATCCTAGGGCTTCCTAGGGTAGTAAGCAACGAAGAAGATTTAGTGTACATTATTTCAGAACAGCCTAGGGATTTCAACGGGATTTGTTTCTGTACCGGTTCTTTAGGTGCTGGACCCAAAAACAACCTTCCTCAGATCTTGGACAAAGTGAAACATCGTGTTCATTTTGCGCATCTGCGAAATGTAAAACGTGATGCCATTGGGAGCTTCTATGAGGCAGACCATTTGGATGGGGATGTGGATATGTATGCCATCGTAAAGGGATTGAGTGAAGAAAACCAACGCAGAGCATTGGCCATTCCATTTAGACCTGACCATGGGCATCAAATGCTTGATGACATCAATAAAGTGACCAATCCTGGTTATTCTGCCATTGGAAGACTTCGTGGTCTGGCTGAATTGAGGGGTTTGGAATTAGGAATTTTGAGATCTTAACCAAGGATCTACCAACATAAACAACAAATTATGGATACGAGTAAACCTACGAAATATAGGTGGACGGTTTGTGCACTGATATTTTTCGCAACGACCATCAATTACCTGGATCGGCAAGTCCTTTCCTTAACCTGGAAAGATTTTATTGCCCCAGAATTCCATTGGACCAACAATGACTATGGTAATGTTGCGGCCATATTCTCTATTGTCTATGCCATTTCCATGTTGTTATCTGGTCGTTTTATCGACAAGCTAGGAACAAAAAAAGGCTATTTATGGGCAATTGCCATCTGGTCGGTAGGCGCTATCCTGCATGCTTTCTGTGGCATGATCACATCAGGTGTTCTCGCGGGCGAATGGTTGGTCAGTTTTGGTCAGGCCAAGGAGATCATTGCCGGTATTGAAGATGTAAGCAAGGTGGTTAATATTTCTGTCACTGTCTTTATTTTTGCCCGTATCATCTTGGCATTGGGGGAGGGTGGAAACTTTCCGGCAGCCATGAAAGCCTGTGTAGAATACTTTCCAAAGAAGGACAGGGCATTTTCTACTTCAATCTTTAACTCAGGAACGACCATTGGAGCGCTTTTAGCGCCATTGATTATTCCCGTGATTGCAGCCAAATACGGTTGGGAAATGTCGTTCATTATTATTGGGGCCTTAGGTTTCATCTGGATGGGATTTTGGCAGTTTATGTACAAGAAGCCAGAAGAAAACCCGCATGTGAATGCAGCTGAACTCGCCTATATCAAGCAGGATGTGGATCATGGAGAGGTTGCTGAGGCCGATAAAACGGTGAAAGCAAAAGTCTCCATCCGTGAATGCTTAAAATTCAAACAGACCTGGGCCTTGATCTTCGGGAAGTTCCTGACCGATGGGGTATGGTGGTTTCTCTTGTTTTGGTTCCCGGCCTATTTAAGTTCAGTATATGATATTAAATCCTCGGATATAGAGGGGCAGGTTGCTATATTTGTTCTGTATGCCATTACTATGTTATCCATCATCGGTGGCTGGTTACCGACCTATTTTGTAGAAAAGAAAGGTATGGAGGTTTATGCAGGTCGAATGAGAGCCATGCTGATCTTTGCGTTCTTCCCTTTGTTGATCCTCTTTGCTCAGCCTTTGGGTGAATATTCGTATTGGTTTCCGGTTATCCTGATCGGTATAAGTGCAGC contains:
- a CDS encoding MgtC/SapB family protein; the encoded protein is MTDIASIDFIITQLVWDWNDLLKAVLSLCAGFVLGFEREWKDKSAGFKTISIICLGSTLFSLLSFKLGAGESEDATRIASYVVSGIGFLGAGVIFKDGVNVNGLTTASIIWMSAAIGMAIGFGVYVIAAIFLLACFAIIVSGPLLNKYVIHNIVRLVSVSMKREDLDAKDQLLSAIRPLSKHVKIKKQTMSADLLTIELEVLIDKRNIRKFERSILENKQLVEISL
- a CDS encoding bifunctional 4-hydroxy-2-oxoglutarate aldolase/2-dehydro-3-deoxy-phosphogluconate aldolase yields the protein MKEEIIKEIIRNPVLPVFYDDDVNTCIQALQSCYEGGIRVFEFVNRGVEAEQNFKALRNYKEEHFPDLKLGIGTIMHADDADRFIELGADFLVSPIFSECVASSAKKNNILWIPGCMTPTEISDAQMAGCTFVKLFPGDTLGPGFLKSIKPIFPNLRFMPTGGVDCSSESINKWFEAGVSAVGLGSKLFVKVNGKYEFGQIAENCRNLLNWAKRGA
- a CDS encoding sugar kinase, which translates into the protein MPQILTFGEVLYRLQSLSESIFEGGNNRLKIFPGGSEANVAVGLAQMGDQVHFYSAFPENTLAKELLESIQHLGVDCSKAIQIGDRIGSYILLSANGLSSGEVVYDRKFSSFSLLKPEDIDFDLLFQDVDWFHWSALTPALSEDMAILMETVLKEADQREITISVDLNFRSKLWKYGKEPLEVMPDLVAYCDVIMGNIWAAQNMLDSPVEIGLNRQTTQEIYFNSSQISAKHIFEAFPKAKHIANTFRFMDHPKHNLFYGTYHNRNEDSISATFETEAVIDRIGSGDAFMAGLIHALRQGMSAQETIDFATGAGYQKLFVEGDFGNGKAN
- a CDS encoding SDR family oxidoreductase yields the protein MTILDKFSLKDKVIVITGGTGILGKSFVKALAEAGAKICIIGRNQEKINERISMANDLGAEAIGIVADVMDEQSVKDAKQQIVNRYGSIDGLINAVGGNIPGATIADDQNIFDNKIQDTIKAIELNLYGTIIPTLIFGELIANKGKGSIINISSLAASRPLTRVLGYTVAKHAIDGFTKWMSTELALRYGDKVRVNAIAPGVFLTEQNKTLLTNPDGSYTDRAQKFINGTPYRRLGDPSELEGTLVYLLSDASAFVSGEIIFVDGGFNSWCGV
- the uxuA gene encoding mannonate dehydratase; translated protein: MENKKFLEQTWRWYGPNDPVSLQDVKQAGATGIVSALHHIPHGEVWPLEDIQERKKIIEEAGLTWSVVESVPVHEAIKTRSAEADQYIERYKQSLQNLAACGIKTICYNFMPVLDWTRTQLDLIMKDGSKALYFDWIDLAIFDIYILKREAAAQDYSQEIQQLAEEKYNKMSAEEKTDLQFNILMGIPGEGDITLESLQNSINIYKSIGREGLKQNLLYFLEAIADICETNGIKMTIHPDDPPYAILGLPRVVSNEEDLVYIISEQPRDFNGICFCTGSLGAGPKNNLPQILDKVKHRVHFAHLRNVKRDAIGSFYEADHLDGDVDMYAIVKGLSEENQRRALAIPFRPDHGHQMLDDINKVTNPGYSAIGRLRGLAELRGLELGILRS
- a CDS encoding MFS transporter, with the protein product MDTSKPTKYRWTVCALIFFATTINYLDRQVLSLTWKDFIAPEFHWTNNDYGNVAAIFSIVYAISMLLSGRFIDKLGTKKGYLWAIAIWSVGAILHAFCGMITSGVLAGEWLVSFGQAKEIIAGIEDVSKVVNISVTVFIFARIILALGEGGNFPAAMKACVEYFPKKDRAFSTSIFNSGTTIGALLAPLIIPVIAAKYGWEMSFIIIGALGFIWMGFWQFMYKKPEENPHVNAAELAYIKQDVDHGEVAEADKTVKAKVSIRECLKFKQTWALIFGKFLTDGVWWFLLFWFPAYLSSVYDIKSSDIEGQVAIFVLYAITMLSIIGGWLPTYFVEKKGMEVYAGRMRAMLIFAFFPLLILFAQPLGEYSYWFPVILIGISAAAHQSWSANIFSAVGDMFPKKAIATVTGISGLAGGVGSFLINKVSGVLFDYAEQTNMKVFGFEGIESGYFIIFAVCSIAYLLAWTIMRILVPKMKLIHLS